GCGTGTTTGCGTACATGGGGATGAGCCACCTGTTCGGCGTCACCGTGCGCGGCGGTGACCTGTTCGACTGGTCCGTCGGGCTGGGCGGCGCGGTGGACGAACTGAACGCTCAGGACGACCGCTACCAGACGTCGTCGCTGGTGGCGCGCGTCAAGCTGGACGGTGGCGTGTTCCTGCACCGCCACGGCTCGCTGCTCGCCTCCATGCAGATGTCGCAGGCGTGGTCGCAGACGTTCCGGCTGACGGTGTATCCGGGGGTTTTCTCGCCGGGGGGGCTTGCGACCGGGTTCTACACCGGGGTGCGCGGCGACGACATGATCGTGGGGATTTCTTTTGCCCGCCTGCCGGTGGGTCTCGCCTTTTCGCAGACGCGCTAAGCGCTCTTTGCAGCCAGCAGATTCCGGTACACGTCGAGTGTCGCGCGTGCCACCACGTGGCGGTCGAAGCGGCGCAGCGCACCCTGCTGTGCGGCGTGCGCATACACCGCACCGGTCTCCGGGTGGGCGAGCAGTTCGGTGACCGCGTGGGCGTACTCACCGATGCCGGCGTTCACGATGCAACCCGTCTCGCCGTCGTCGATGATCTCGCGGTGCGCGGGAATGTCGGAGCACACGATGGGCTTGCCCGCCGCGCACGCCTCGATGAGGAACATGGGCAGCGATTCGCCAGCCTCCGAGGTGTCAATGACCACGTCGGACGCGGCCAGGTACGCCAGCGGGTCGCGCTGCATGCCCAGGAAGTGGATGTGCCCCGGCGCCTCCTCGCGCACCGCCACGCGGCGTACCTCGTCCAGGTCCGGTCCTTCACCCACGACGAGCCCGTGCACCTCGCGGTCCGCCTCGCGGCGCGCCACCTCGGCCACGATGCGCACGAAGTTGTCGAAACGCCGCGATGCCAGCACCCGCCCCGACATCATCAGTACGCGCGCACCCTCGGGGATGCCGAGATCGCGCAGTGTCGGCCCGCGTTCCGCGGATGCCGCCCGGGTGGCGATGGCGTCCACGTCCACAAACCCGGGAATCAACGAAATCTGCTCCGGCCTGATGCCCAGCGATTCCAGATCCAGCTGCTTGTCACGGTTGATGGCAATGAAACGGTCCGCGCAACGGCGCATGACCGCACCCGACACGCGTCGTGGTGCGCGGCGGAATATGCGCGAATGGTGGGTGAGCACGCGAACCGGACGCAGGTGACTCGCCCGGGCGGCGAGTGCGGCGAGCATCGCGCTGGACGCGCCCTGGGCGTGAACGACGTCGAACTTGTGGTGCTTGATATAAAGGAGCAGCTCGTGGGTGACGCGGCTGGGCGCACCGTGCGGGTTGTCGGTGGGCAGGTAGCGCACGCGCGCGTCGAGGTCGCCGCGCAGCGCGCCGTCCGCGCTGGCCAGGAACACCTCGATGCCCTCGCCGGCCAGAGCATTGGCCAAAGAAACCGTCATGACCTCGGCAGCGCCCACGCGCAGCGAACTGGCGGCGATGAGAACGCGGCCGGGCCTCGCGGCCCCCGGGGGCGCTTCCGTCGCCGCGGTGGCGGGGGTTGACGATATCAGATCGGGGTTCACAGTTTTCGGATCAACCGCGCCGGATTGCCGGCATAGATGCCGGGCTGGGTGATGTCCCTGGTGACCACCGCGCCCGCCCCCACCACCACGTTGTCACAGATGGAAACGGGCAGAATGGTGGCGTTGGTGCCGATGGATACCTTGTTGCCAATCCTGGTCGGCTTCCACAGGTGGTCCTGTCCGTAGGCGGGCCCGCCGATCTGGAACATATCGTTGATGAACATGGC
The sequence above is drawn from the Candidatus Krumholzibacteriia bacterium genome and encodes:
- a CDS encoding N-acetyltransferase; translation: MAEPRKFQSGLVNVTFGEGVTIVEPCNLYGCAIGDGAFIGPFVEIQKQVTIGKRTRVQSHAFVCELVTIGDDCFISHGAMFINDMFQIGGPAYGQDHLWKPTRIGNKVSIGTNATILPVSICDNVVVGAGAVVTRDITQPGIYAGNPARLIRKL
- a CDS encoding glycosyltransferase, whose product is MNPDLISSTPATAATEAPPGAARPGRVLIAASSLRVGAAEVMTVSLANALAGEGIEVFLASADGALRGDLDARVRYLPTDNPHGAPSRVTHELLLYIKHHKFDVVHAQGASSAMLAALAARASHLRPVRVLTHHSRIFRRAPRRVSGAVMRRCADRFIAINRDKQLDLESLGIRPEQISLIPGFVDVDAIATRAASAERGPTLRDLGIPEGARVLMMSGRVLASRRFDNFVRIVAEVARREADREVHGLVVGEGPDLDEVRRVAVREEAPGHIHFLGMQRDPLAYLAASDVVIDTSEAGESLPMFLIEACAAGKPIVCSDIPAHREIIDDGETGCIVNAGIGEYAHAVTELLAHPETGAVYAHAAQQGALRRFDRHVVARATLDVYRNLLAAKSA